The following are encoded together in the Kingella negevensis genome:
- a CDS encoding helix-turn-helix transcriptional regulator: MGFPDVGYTPDNLRHLLHELNLNQREAAEKLGVQTRAMQRWLASVDLPTHSDMPLKKWNELLSLLS, translated from the coding sequence ATGGGTTTTCCTGATGTAGGCTATACGCCCGATAATCTCCGCCATTTATTGCACGAACTCAATTTAAATCAACGTGAAGCCGCAGAAAAATTAGGCGTACAAACCCGAGCAATGCAACGCTGGCTTGCGTCTGTTGATTTGCCCACTCATTCAGATATGCCATTGAAAAAATGGAATGAATTATTGAGTTTATTGAGTTAG
- a CDS encoding RNA-guided endonuclease InsQ/TnpB family protein, whose amino-acid sequence MLILKAFKFELIPNGEQIRKLKQFCGCSRFVFNRALAYQNEQYQLDKSFKFSYSKLTALLPEWKRELVWLKDCHSQVLQQSLKDLESAFKNFFAKRSDFPKFKRKGEKDSFRFPQGCKLEQGNNRIYLPKIGFVRYRNSRAISGCLKNVTVSQKCGKWYVSIQTEFETETPKPNGGEIGIDMGIVRFATLSNGEYFEPINAFKALKGKLAKLQKQFKHKTKFSKNWQKLKAKISKLHHKISNIRKNYLHQISSKISQNHAIVYVEDLQVVNMSKSAKGNAEQHGKNVKQKSGLNRAILDQSWYEFRRQLAYKLAWNSGFLFAVPPQNTSRCCPNCGYTTKDNRQTQANFECVECGYQNNADVVGAINVLKRGQAIQAA is encoded by the coding sequence ATGTTGATACTCAAAGCGTTCAAATTTGAACTCATACCAAACGGCGAGCAAATCCGCAAACTGAAACAATTTTGCGGCTGTTCGCGTTTCGTATTCAATCGGGCTTTGGCGTATCAAAATGAACAATATCAGTTAGATAAATCATTCAAATTTAGCTATTCAAAACTAACCGCATTGTTGCCTGAATGGAAACGTGAGTTAGTTTGGCTCAAAGACTGCCACAGTCAGGTTTTGCAACAAAGTCTAAAAGACTTGGAAAGTGCATTCAAAAACTTTTTTGCCAAACGTTCGGACTTTCCAAAATTTAAACGCAAGGGAGAAAAAGACAGTTTCAGATTTCCGCAAGGTTGCAAATTGGAACAAGGAAATAACCGCATCTATTTGCCTAAAATAGGATTTGTGCGTTATCGCAATAGCCGAGCTATTTCAGGCTGCCTAAAAAACGTAACCGTCAGCCAAAAATGCGGTAAGTGGTATGTTTCTATTCAAACAGAGTTTGAGACAGAAACGCCAAAACCCAACGGCGGAGAAATCGGTATTGATATGGGCATCGTTCGTTTTGCTACTTTGTCCAACGGCGAATATTTTGAACCGATTAACGCTTTCAAAGCCTTAAAAGGCAAACTAGCGAAATTGCAAAAGCAGTTCAAACACAAAACTAAATTCAGCAAAAATTGGCAAAAGCTAAAAGCCAAAATTTCAAAATTGCACCACAAAATCAGCAATATCCGCAAAAACTACTTGCATCAAATCAGCAGCAAAATCAGCCAAAACCACGCGATTGTGTATGTTGAAGATTTGCAAGTGGTGAATATGTCTAAATCGGCAAAAGGTAATGCTGAACAACATGGCAAGAATGTGAAACAAAAATCAGGCTTAAATCGGGCGATTTTAGACCAATCTTGGTATGAATTTAGGCGACAGTTAGCATATAAATTGGCTTGGAATAGTGGTTTTTTGTTTGCTGTTCCGCCACAAAATACCAGCCGATGTTGCCCGAATTGCGGATATACGACAAAAGACAACCGCCAAACGCAGGCGAATTTTGAATGCGTAGAGTGTGGCTATCAAAACAATGCTGATGTTGTTGGTGCAATCAATGTGTTAAAACGTGGGCAAGCCATTCAGGCTGCCTGA
- a CDS encoding nucleotidyl transferase AbiEii/AbiGii toxin family protein: protein METEKSNQLISQEERNAAHEKLMVAILQNLSDTPLVLKGGTALYLGYGLNRFSEDLDFDSNKKLNLLNKIKESTPVGFKIDNINVKKDTETVSRYVIQYSVPKIGLQDALKMEISYRTPVPEEQVTVKDGIRFSSIERIIDNKLHAAFDGDNTRTKARDLFDLHYLAKNFPDNFNENLAQRLQSFSQDPDKLVSAYETDAERDPLLINTDLETMALELNEMANHIALSQEYQAKQNLLTPEQKQVAAVFEQNAHVLQPETQLQTRSNLYQNQLDEINQRQSQHFSHDEPEIER from the coding sequence ATGGAAACAGAAAAATCCAATCAACTGATTTCACAAGAAGAGCGGAATGCCGCCCATGAAAAGTTAATGGTTGCCATTCTGCAAAATCTTTCTGATACTCCTTTGGTACTCAAAGGCGGCACGGCTTTATATTTGGGCTATGGTCTAAACCGATTTTCAGAAGATTTGGATTTTGATTCCAATAAGAAATTGAATTTATTGAACAAAATAAAAGAATCTACACCTGTCGGTTTTAAGATTGATAATATCAATGTTAAAAAAGATACTGAAACAGTTAGCCGTTATGTAATCCAGTATTCCGTACCTAAAATTGGTTTACAAGATGCGCTGAAAATGGAAATTTCTTACCGTACACCTGTTCCCGAAGAACAGGTTACGGTTAAAGATGGCATTCGCTTTTCATCAATAGAACGGATTATTGACAATAAATTACACGCTGCTTTTGACGGCGATAATACACGCACAAAAGCACGAGATTTATTTGATTTACATTATCTTGCTAAAAACTTTCCCGATAATTTCAACGAGAATCTAGCGCAACGCCTACAATCCTTTTCACAAGACCCTGATAAATTAGTCAGCGCGTATGAAACTGATGCAGAACGCGACCCACTTTTAATCAACACAGATTTGGAAACAATGGCTTTGGAATTGAATGAAATGGCAAATCATATTGCCTTATCACAAGAATACCAAGCTAAACAAAATCTGCTCACACCTGAACAAAAACAAGTTGCTGCCGTTTTTGAACAAAATGCTCACGTTTTACAGCCCGAAACCCAACTGCAAACACGTTCAAATTTGTATCAGAATCAGCTAGATGAAATCAATCAGAGACAATCCCAACATTTTTCTCATGATGAACCCGAAATAGAACGCTAA